The nucleotide window GGCGCCTGAGGTGATGGTCAACCATGTGGCCCCTTCGGTCACTGTGGCCGTCCAGTTCATCGTGCCGCCGCCCGTGTTGTCCACCTCGAATCCGGTCGTCCCCGCTCTGGCCGGAACATCGCGCGACGAGGGTGTCACCGCCAAGACGGGCACCTGCTCTGCAGTAATCGTGAATGGATGATCCGTGAGGTCGTAGACGTTGTAGGAGGTCAGCCGGACCCTTACAATGCAATTCGTCGAGGGTGTGTTGGGGATGGTCCACTGATAGGAGCTGCTCTGGGGCAGCAAACCAACAACGGTTTGCCAATGGCTCCCCCCGTCGATGGAATAGTCGATGGCATAGTTGGACAGTGGCACCATTTGCGCGGTCCACGAAATGGTCTGCGTGGAACCTACTGGCCACACTTCGCCGCCGTTTGGGCTGTCCACCCGGAGAAAACCGAAGAACACTCTGTACGTCAGTGTATCTAAGTTGGAGTAGGAGGACATGAGCCCCTCCCTCACCGCGGCGACACGAAAGACGTAGGTGTGCCCCACCGCAACATTGTCCATCTGGTAGGAGATGACGTTGGGGCCGAGCAGCGCCAAGGTATCCCACGGCGCATCAAGGCCGTCCTTGTACTCCAGCTGGAACCCAGTCTCGTCGTCCGAGTTGTCCTGCCAGGTGAGGTGGATCTGTGGAACGGTCTGATAGGCCTGGAGATTTGAGGGCGCGGCCGGCGGCTGTGGGCCACCCCCGCCCATTGGCGTCACCTCGTCGATGTAGATGCCGCCTTCATAGTACACGCCGGTCATTTTCCCCCAGATGAACACAGCTACCTTCTGGATGGTGTAGTTGGTGGGAAAGGTAGGGATAGATGACCAGTCGAACTCCCGATGATTCCAGGCGGCGTTGCCGTCACCGTACACGTCGTGGGTCAGGGCCTGCGCGGTGCCACTGTAGAAGGCTCTTATGCGCGCCTGATCGTGGTCGTAGACGATGACCCAGAGATTGGCATACGCCTGGCCGAAACTGGCCATGCATTCGGCAATCTCTACGGAAAAGCCTGTAGCCTCCTGCCAGGTCGGAGAGCCGGATAGATCAGGCGACATTAGCTTCATGACCCACCAGTTTGCCCCTGGGTTGGTGACGCCATGCCCCCCTAACGTGGCCAGTCGCAGTGTACCCTGCTGGTTGCCCACAGGATCGAGCCCGGGTGGGTTGGGGTAGCTCACCGCGTCCTGCCACCCATCAAAGAACGCCGAAGAGAACGGGCCCCTCCCTTGCTCGTCATAGGCGCCCTCCAGTGTCCAACCCTGCACGGTGCCGTCATTAAAGTCAAACTTGCCATAGGCGGATGGAGCCCGCGAGTGCAGCGCCCCGATGTCCTGGATCTCGGCGCTCAATTCGGCGCCACCACTCCCAGGCACGGACGGGTTTGGCTGAATCCGGAGGAGGGACACGGTGGCGCCGGCCGCAATGCCAAAGTCGCTCAGGTCAATGGCCTGCGTGCCGACGTACTGCCGGAAGGCGGTGAGATTGTTCGTGGTTCCGTCCCGGCTCACTGCCACGCGGTAAGCCTCAGCTATGCCGTACTCGAACACCACAAAGTCAGCGCCGTCTTCGTTGACGATCACGTTGTCGGTAAAACGGACGTCGGCCATGCCGGCATCGCCGCCGGCCACGACCCAAGTGTTGAGGTTGATGTCGGTGAGCGCGGTGTTGATGCTGGTGGTGCCATGTGGGAGCAAACCTGCCCCGGGCGGGGGAGAACCTACCTCAACAGCTTCGTCTGCAAACGCTGCCCACGACTGGAACGTGTAACCGCCAAAGTCTACCTGAGCAAGGAGCAGCGCGGGGAGGAAGAGCATCGTCAGCGGGACGGTGACCCGCAATGCATGTGACCATCTCATAATGCGCTCCTCTTGTCATGGTGAGATGCTAGTGTCACACCACCCCCGCCGCACACTTTCACCGGTAATATACCCTTAGCGCGTGCAAATGTCAAGCGAAAAGTGAACAAGAGTTGGGCAGGCCATTAAGCATCCTTGAGGCCTGCCGCCGGTCGGGCTCGGTTGGTAAGCAAGAGGAGTCCCCTGGTCTCGCGAAATATCCAGACGCACATCTGACATCGGTCCCGCCGGGCAGGCCTTTGCTATGCCCCGCAACGGCATGTGCACTTAACTCTTGTGGTGCCAACGTCTCGAGCTGATTCCCGAAAGCACTCTTGGTGTTAGGAGAAACGTGCGGGCTATGGCGGCGGGTCACAGTGATTCTCGGCATAAAGGAGAAAGGGTTCGGCTGATTCTGCTGCAGCCAAAAGCCGGAGGGCAGCGGGTACGTCCGGCGAAGGGCAGACGCTACACCCCGCCCTTATGGCGCCGGCAGAGCAATAGGTGGCATCGCCCGCGCTCCCGGGAATGTCTGCTAGGGCGCAGAAAGAGATGGTGTACCCCAAGGGACCCCTGTGTCTGTTCACTGACCGGGCGAGGGACTTGCCACGGCCAGCGCTGGCCAAATGGCAAGAAGAAATCTTGCTGCGGGCGGCAGACAAGGGCCGTGCGGCCCGGCATAGGCTCGTTGCTGTGACACGGTTAGCTCTTCCCCCGATCTGAATCAAAGCGGTCTTTGCTCTTGCCCCATTCCATGGCAGGAGTGGCCGCAGGAGCCCCGTAGTTTTGGAGTGTCCCCGATGGAGAAGCCGAGTCTTTCCCTGTGCAAGGATTCAGCCAAGCATGCTGCGAATCTCCGCCACGGTCTGGGAGAGCGGTGGGCAGTCGAACCACTGGCGCCCGGTCAG belongs to Calditrichota bacterium and includes:
- a CDS encoding T9SS type A sorting domain-containing protein; this translates as MRWSHALRVTVPLTMLFLPALLLAQVDFGGYTFQSWAAFADEAVEVGSPPPGAGLLPHGTTSINTALTDINLNTWVVAGGDAGMADVRFTDNVIVNEDGADFVVFEYGIAEAYRVAVSRDGTTNNLTAFRQYVGTQAIDLSDFGIAAGATVSLLRIQPNPSVPGSGGAELSAEIQDIGALHSRAPSAYGKFDFNDGTVQGWTLEGAYDEQGRGPFSSAFFDGWQDAVSYPNPPGLDPVGNQQGTLRLATLGGHGVTNPGANWWVMKLMSPDLSGSPTWQEATGFSVEIAECMASFGQAYANLWVIVYDHDQARIRAFYSGTAQALTHDVYGDGNAAWNHREFDWSSIPTFPTNYTIQKVAVFIWGKMTGVYYEGGIYIDEVTPMGGGGPQPPAAPSNLQAYQTVPQIHLTWQDNSDDETGFQLEYKDGLDAPWDTLALLGPNVISYQMDNVAVGHTYVFRVAAVREGLMSSYSNLDTLTYRVFFGFLRVDSPNGGEVWPVGSTQTISWTAQMVPLSNYAIDYSIDGGSHWQTVVGLLPQSSSYQWTIPNTPSTNCIVRVRLTSYNVYDLTDHPFTITAEQVPVLAVTPSSRDVPARAGTTGFEVDNTGGGTMNWTATVTEGATWLTITSGASGTNKGTIVVAHSANPSPTPRSGTITVTAPGASGSPCQVTVNQSGAAEPGVTVRMEPGKKQLYLNRTGAVDVVIDNVTNIGSFQFEIGYDPAIVQLRGGSPVQLGSFLASTGRTVIPVGPAIDTTAGTVVFGAATFGTQAGPSGSGTLATITWTGVGEGSRSLDLRNVQVSDIDGVVIPVSEVDGEITVRRGFWADVNNDNRIDIIDIQLVCAHWNTRVGDPNYDPQYDVDNEGQGDGDVDIIDIQLVASWWNRPLPGGGLARMEPIDSPPPVRLTVRQCVDAPGRSWEVDAVGATDLAGFQFDLVASQTLHLSSFGVGNFLDGGGNVVTPLGPQVAQGGRRVTVGAFSYGSPSGATGSGTLAHIQLERPEELRIENVQLADVHGRPVPVSEITYTVASSPALPVEMVLQQNYPNPFNPTTSIRFELPGEQGKSLPVTLRVYDVKGELIRTLLDGEQSPGDHTVTWDGCDDAGRPVPSGLYFCKLVAAGRRLTTKMILMR